One Aciduliprofundum boonei T469 genomic region harbors:
- the pyrF gene encoding orotidine-5'-phosphate decarboxylase, with amino-acid sequence MAGLILALDVTDREKAINIANEVADYLHAIKIGWPLVMAAGMDIIDSLSQIKPIICDFKVADIPNTTKLIVREARNHGAMGIIVHGFVGRDSIKAAVDEAGKMKVYVVAEMSHPGALDFMQKHTDDIVLMAKEVGAAGLIAPATRPERITHIRSLAGDMEILAPGVGAQGGSAKEAIEAGATHIIVGRRIYEANEPAKAAKALYDELTL; translated from the coding sequence ATGGCTGGACTAATACTCGCTTTAGATGTAACGGACAGAGAAAAGGCGATTAATATTGCAAATGAGGTTGCGGATTATCTACACGCCATAAAAATTGGCTGGCCTCTTGTAATGGCAGCAGGTATGGATATCATTGATTCACTTTCGCAAATAAAACCGATAATATGCGATTTCAAGGTTGCAGATATACCAAATACCACAAAACTTATAGTTAGGGAGGCAAGAAACCATGGGGCAATGGGCATTATTGTTCACGGGTTTGTGGGTAGAGATTCCATCAAAGCGGCCGTAGACGAGGCAGGAAAGATGAAAGTTTATGTTGTAGCTGAAATGTCACATCCAGGAGCACTTGATTTTATGCAAAAGCATACTGATGATATTGTTTTGATGGCCAAGGAGGTGGGAGCGGCAGGATTGATTGCTCCTGCCACTAGGCCTGAAAGAATTACACACATACGCTCTCTTGCAGGTGATATGGAGATACTAGCCCCCGGGGTTGGGGCTCAGGGTGGCAGTGCTAAGGAAGCGATAGAGGCAGGTGCTACACATATCATAGTTGGAAGGAGAATATATGAGGCAAACGAGCCTGCCAAGGCAGCCAAGGCACTCTACGATGAGCTCACACTTTAA
- a CDS encoding alanyl-tRNA editing protein produces MNTELLYLEDSYLKEFKARVIDRSDEGIYLDRTAFYLGGGGQPADTGKIIANGKEYVVTGVRREDALHLIEGEKPEIGEEVKGIINWERRYKIMRTHTAVHVISGVAYQQFGVVITGNQLYEGRARLDLSFENMSKELAMQIIEESNKVVKKDLPVRWYFISKEEFKNRPELMRVNPKLYEKYDKIRVVEIEGFDIQADGGTHVKHLAEIGKIELQKYESKGKKNKRIYIVLS; encoded by the coding sequence ATGAACACGGAGCTTTTGTACCTAGAAGATTCTTATTTAAAAGAATTTAAAGCAAGGGTTATTGATAGAAGCGATGAGGGAATATATCTGGATAGGACTGCCTTTTATCTTGGTGGCGGTGGCCAGCCTGCGGATACTGGCAAGATAATCGCAAATGGAAAAGAGTATGTGGTAACAGGAGTGAGAAGAGAAGACGCTTTACACTTGATAGAAGGTGAAAAGCCAGAAATTGGAGAAGAAGTAAAGGGGATAATAAATTGGGAGAGAAGATACAAAATAATGAGAACCCACACGGCTGTACATGTAATCTCGGGTGTTGCTTATCAGCAATTTGGGGTAGTGATCACGGGAAATCAGCTATATGAAGGTAGAGCGAGATTAGATTTGTCATTTGAGAATATGAGTAAAGAATTAGCAATGCAGATAATTGAAGAGAGCAATAAAGTTGTAAAAAAGGATTTGCCGGTGAGATGGTACTTCATAAGCAAGGAAGAGTTCAAAAACAGGCCAGAACTTATGAGAGTAAATCCAAAGTTGTACGAGAAATATGATAAAATAAGGGTAGTAGAAATAGAGGGCTTTGATATTCAAGCAGATGGAGGCACGCATGTTAAACATTTGGCAGAGATAGGAAAGATAGAGTTGCAAAAATATGAGAGTAAGGGAAAGAAAAACAAAAGGATATACATTGTGCTATCATAG
- a CDS encoding DHH family phosphoesterase produces MITVMTHMDADGVISLSLFLKKIGGAKVRAYFTSPVQLRDTICRSASGKRSLGELYIFDIAGENRAIYAAAMYDMVVWIDHHEWNPEVSLPHVKIHIDSKAKSAAKVVAEFFGISSKLVDIANQIDTNDVKDEIAENIRTIIGALRWKYSGRELNIKLYKLAEELMNEDFENLAQYNNMIKEYGTWLDNLKKRVKREIKIFKVKDLKVAVFEALESVPVYIISNMLSNDPRGPFDIILVLIYRAGKYNPATKMEFRTHTDVDVLKIAKFYGGGGHRKASGVTVNDIVTVPEILNAIELLYS; encoded by the coding sequence AAGAAGATTGGAGGTGCTAAAGTTAGAGCTTATTTTACCTCTCCCGTGCAGTTGAGAGATACAATTTGCAGGTCTGCTAGCGGTAAAAGGAGCTTGGGAGAACTGTACATTTTTGATATTGCAGGTGAGAACCGTGCTATTTATGCGGCTGCCATGTATGATATGGTTGTTTGGATAGATCACCATGAGTGGAATCCAGAGGTATCGTTACCTCATGTGAAGATACATATTGATAGCAAGGCCAAGAGCGCAGCAAAGGTGGTGGCAGAGTTCTTCGGCATATCTTCAAAATTAGTGGATATAGCTAATCAGATAGATACAAATGATGTAAAGGACGAAATTGCTGAAAATATACGCACTATAATCGGTGCCTTAAGATGGAAGTACTCTGGGAGAGAGTTAAATATAAAACTTTACAAGCTCGCAGAGGAATTGATGAATGAAGATTTCGAAAATCTTGCTCAATATAACAATATGATTAAAGAGTATGGGACATGGTTAGATAATTTAAAGAAAAGAGTTAAGAGAGAAATAAAAATATTCAAAGTTAAGGATTTAAAAGTAGCAGTTTTTGAGGCATTAGAATCTGTGCCTGTTTACATAATAAGTAATATGTTATCTAATGATCCCCGAGGACCTTTTGATATAATATTGGTCTTGATTTACCGTGCTGGAAAATACAATCCTGCAACGAAGATGGAGTTTAGAACCCATACAGATGTGGATGTATTGAAAATTGCAAAGTTCTACGGAGGAGGAGGGCATCGAAAGGCAAGTGGGGTGACGGTAAACGATATTGTAACTGTACCTGAAATTTTAAATGCTATTGAGCTCCTTTACTCATAG
- a CDS encoding MBL fold metallo-hydrolase has product MVKNLRLTVLNDNKKEVGLKNDWGWSLIVESEKWRFIFDADTRGKIIKYNSEKMGVNLENLDFAVLSHYHRDHYGGFNYLGKITNNLKIYVPSKVLPFIEEWGLKGIPVKEGKEIEEDVWSSGPTGTIGEQAIGIKVDSIGVIVIVGCSHPGVDILAKKLKELTGEKIYMVIGGFHFPSKSTIDNLAKIAEYIAPAHCTGMSGENYIMRHYENKYIPVKTGSILKLGNH; this is encoded by the coding sequence ATGGTCAAGAATTTGAGATTAACTGTGTTGAACGACAATAAAAAGGAAGTTGGACTAAAGAACGACTGGGGCTGGAGCTTAATAGTTGAATCGGAGAAATGGAGATTCATTTTTGATGCAGATACAAGAGGAAAGATAATTAAATACAATTCAGAGAAGATGGGAGTAAATTTGGAAAATTTAGATTTTGCAGTTCTGAGCCATTACCACAGAGACCATTATGGCGGATTCAACTACTTGGGCAAAATCACAAATAATTTAAAAATCTATGTGCCATCAAAGGTTCTCCCATTTATAGAAGAATGGGGGCTGAAAGGGATTCCTGTAAAAGAGGGGAAAGAGATAGAAGAGGATGTATGGTCCTCTGGGCCAACAGGTACTATTGGAGAGCAGGCAATAGGTATAAAAGTTGATTCCATAGGTGTTATTGTGATTGTTGGCTGCAGTCATCCAGGTGTGGATATTCTCGCAAAGAAATTAAAAGAACTCACGGGAGAGAAAATATATATGGTAATTGGAGGTTTTCATTTCCCATCCAAATCCACAATTGATAATCTGGCTAAGATAGCAGAATACATAGCCCCAGCGCATTGCACAGGAATGAGTGGGGAGAATTATATAATGAGACATTATGAAAACAAATACATCCCAGTTAAAACAGGCAGCATCTTGAAACTGGGAAATCATTAA
- a CDS encoding V-type ATP synthase subunit D produces the protein MAEIIEGVKPTRMQLLEIRKKKQLAKNGHKLLSEKRDALISQFFQIIDVRENLRKKVDSKLKDAFNSLIEAEMIMGDTAVADVARQVKNYGEVEATTLNIMGVLTPQMEIKDIEKKLDYGFLSTSSKLDEAAFKFRELLKDLVKLAEIEGALENLAIEIEKTKRRVNALEHIFIPRFEATEKYIELVLDEREREDFFRRKRIKAILAAKENARSSS, from the coding sequence ATGGCAGAGATAATCGAAGGTGTAAAACCCACCAGGATGCAATTGCTAGAGATTCGCAAGAAAAAGCAGCTGGCAAAGAATGGCCATAAATTGCTAAGCGAGAAAAGAGACGCTTTAATTTCACAATTCTTTCAGATTATCGATGTTAGAGAGAATTTGAGGAAAAAAGTTGATTCTAAACTGAAAGATGCTTTCAATTCATTAATTGAAGCTGAAATGATTATGGGAGATACCGCAGTTGCAGATGTGGCAAGGCAGGTTAAAAATTATGGGGAGGTAGAGGCTACCACCCTGAACATTATGGGTGTTCTCACTCCTCAGATGGAAATAAAGGACATAGAGAAAAAACTTGATTATGGATTCTTAAGCACTTCTTCAAAGTTGGATGAGGCTGCGTTTAAATTCAGAGAGCTTCTCAAGGACTTGGTAAAACTTGCTGAAATTGAGGGGGCACTTGAGAATCTGGCGATAGAGATAGAGAAAACAAAGAGAAGGGTGAATGCCTTAGAGCACATTTTCATTCCAAGATTTGAGGCAACGGAGAAATACATTGAACTCGTTCTAGACGAGCGTGAGCGTGAGGACTTCTTTAGAAGAAAGAGAATTAAAGCTATATTAGCGGCGAAGGAAAATGCGCGGTCCTCTTCCTAA
- a CDS encoding MATE family efflux transporter: MNEKVNKNVKTLLGDPKKAIIKLAIPIIIGGFVQTLYNFVDGIWVSGLGQDSLAAVGIFMPFMMILSALAMGIGVGGSSAISRSIGAKNRKRAGNIGDHTIIIGTLIGMLIGFSMFPFLHSIFISMGAGPKTAELATQYGQIIIIGSPFMFLSSLGNAILRGEGDTKRAMYVMLISSILNIVLDPIFIYTLNMGVVGAAVATIISIILSALVIMYWLIVKKDTYVQLRLRYFKIKKDIIKEIFKVGLPSSLSQLSMSFTMIILNTIVIMAGGDYGMAVFSGGWRIVMLAIVPLMGFAAAVTSVTGAAYGARNIENLKTGYYYAIKIGTVVGVITGVIIGVFAPQFTYLFTYSESSSHLAPGIIEFLHYIVLYFPGVASGMLTSSMFRGIGKGTYSLLQTIIRTLILQIVFAYFIGIYLNMGLPGIWIGIVLANWCASIFALLWGRWVIKKIEISWATG; the protein is encoded by the coding sequence ATGAATGAAAAAGTAAACAAAAATGTGAAAACACTCCTTGGAGATCCTAAAAAAGCCATTATAAAACTGGCAATACCGATAATAATAGGTGGATTTGTTCAAACCCTGTACAATTTTGTGGACGGGATATGGGTCTCTGGACTGGGTCAAGATTCTCTGGCCGCTGTGGGTATATTCATGCCTTTTATGATGATTTTATCCGCCTTAGCAATGGGTATCGGTGTTGGAGGCAGCTCCGCAATATCACGATCCATAGGGGCTAAAAATAGAAAGAGAGCGGGAAATATCGGGGACCATACAATTATAATAGGCACATTAATAGGAATGCTCATAGGATTTTCAATGTTTCCATTCCTACACTCCATATTCATTTCAATGGGGGCAGGCCCAAAAACGGCCGAATTAGCAACTCAATACGGACAAATAATCATAATTGGCTCACCTTTTATGTTCCTATCCAGTTTGGGAAACGCCATACTTCGTGGGGAGGGGGATACTAAGAGGGCTATGTATGTGATGTTAATAAGTTCGATTCTGAACATAGTTCTTGACCCCATCTTCATTTATACTCTTAATATGGGCGTTGTAGGTGCTGCTGTGGCAACGATCATTTCTATCATCCTCTCAGCCCTCGTAATAATGTACTGGCTAATTGTGAAGAAAGATACCTATGTACAGCTTCGCCTCAGATACTTTAAAATCAAAAAGGATATAATCAAGGAGATTTTCAAAGTTGGGTTGCCTTCTTCCCTTTCTCAGCTCTCTATGTCATTCACAATGATAATTTTGAACACAATAGTTATTATGGCAGGCGGAGATTACGGCATGGCAGTGTTCTCTGGTGGATGGAGAATTGTTATGCTCGCCATAGTTCCCCTTATGGGATTCGCTGCTGCAGTTACATCGGTTACAGGTGCTGCCTATGGGGCAAGAAACATAGAAAATTTAAAAACTGGTTATTACTACGCAATCAAAATAGGAACTGTAGTTGGAGTGATAACAGGGGTGATAATAGGAGTATTTGCTCCTCAATTTACTTATCTATTCACATACTCGGAGAGCTCATCACATTTAGCTCCGGGAATAATCGAGTTCCTGCATTACATAGTGCTTTACTTCCCGGGAGTTGCCTCTGGGATGCTCACCTCAAGCATGTTTAGGGGTATAGGCAAAGGCACATACTCTCTTCTTCAAACTATAATAAGGACTCTAATTCTTCAAATTGTATTTGCATACTTCATCGGAATATATTTGAACATGGGGTTACCTGGCATCTGGATTGGCATTGTTCTTGCGAACTGGTGCGCATCCATATTTGCATTGCTATGGGGAAGATGGGTAATAAAGAAAATAGAGATCTCTTGGGCAACTGGATAA
- a CDS encoding PadR family transcriptional regulator — MKEPKTKSLKLIILDILRKSELHGYGISEKIDEIYGVGKPSSGIIYPTLSSLKKSGLIKICAEGERDKKIYSITPKGIEYLEENKENLEKAKTMLKNLGEFYSMGGKKLVKDIEKLIKNMHKIGEDEKKRIAKIINRMHEEIEDIGMRENE, encoded by the coding sequence ATGAAAGAACCCAAAACAAAGAGTTTGAAATTGATCATTCTTGACATATTGAGGAAGTCAGAGCTCCATGGCTACGGTATTTCAGAAAAGATTGATGAGATTTATGGGGTTGGAAAGCCTAGTTCTGGGATTATATATCCAACTCTATCGTCCTTGAAAAAGAGTGGTCTTATAAAGATTTGCGCGGAGGGGGAGAGAGATAAAAAAATTTATTCTATCACTCCCAAGGGTATCGAGTATCTGGAGGAGAATAAGGAAAATCTTGAAAAAGCAAAAACTATGCTAAAAAATCTTGGAGAATTCTATTCTATGGGCGGAAAGAAGTTAGTAAAAGATATTGAAAAACTAATAAAAAATATGCATAAAATTGGAGAAGATGAGAAAAAGAGAATTGCAAAAATAATAAACAGGATGCATGAGGAGATTGAAGATATTGGGATGAGAGAGAATGAATGA
- a CDS encoding TraB domain-containing protein, translated as MIILVGVAHVIDLKVHIERLILEENPDIVAVELDYGRYVALTTKQQGEMPYFYRKMAEMQKNLADMLGGEVGSEMVTAVRTAQIMNKQVAFIDMDSQQIIKSVKKNMSLWEKVKMYGSLIFAPLVGKKMGKKEVESIIDQEDKYIKEMKKKYPGLSKALFDDREEFMANNLKRLDGEDIKILAFVGDGHLEGLKKRLPEARTIRLKDILGESRSFSYKIYT; from the coding sequence GTGATAATCCTGGTAGGCGTGGCCCATGTAATAGATCTGAAGGTACATATAGAGAGGCTTATATTGGAGGAAAATCCTGATATAGTGGCAGTAGAATTGGATTACGGTAGATATGTTGCCCTAACCACGAAACAGCAGGGAGAGATGCCGTATTTTTATCGCAAGATGGCCGAGATGCAGAAGAATCTTGCAGATATGCTTGGAGGTGAGGTGGGCTCTGAGATGGTGACTGCGGTTAGAACTGCACAAATTATGAATAAGCAAGTGGCGTTCATAGATATGGATTCTCAGCAAATAATCAAGAGCGTAAAGAAGAATATGAGTTTGTGGGAGAAAGTTAAAATGTACGGTTCTCTGATATTTGCACCCTTAGTTGGTAAGAAAATGGGAAAGAAAGAGGTGGAGAGTATAATTGACCAGGAAGATAAATACATAAAAGAAATGAAGAAAAAGTATCCCGGATTATCAAAGGCACTTTTTGATGATAGGGAAGAATTTATGGCAAATAACCTGAAACGCTTAGATGGTGAAGATATAAAGATTCTGGCTTTTGTTGGTGATGGGCACCTTGAGGGTTTGAAAAAAAGGTTACCGGAGGCAAGAACAATAAGATTGAAAGATATTTTGGGAGAGAGTAGAAGTTTCTCTTACAAAATTTACACTTAA
- the ftcD gene encoding glutamate formimidoyltransferase — protein sequence MDRIVECVPNFSEGRNMKVIEEIVNAIKEVEDVYVLDVDPGEATNRTVVTFVGTPEAVKEAAFRGIKKAAELIDMRYHHGAHPRMGATDVCPFVPVKGVTMEDCVKIAEEVGKRVGEELGIPVYLYEYAAKEDYRRNLADIRAGEYEGLPEKLKDEKWKPDFGPAKWNENIAKTGATVIGARDFLIAYNVNLNTKDKKLANKIAKVIRERGYKKKMEDGSRVQVPGKLKYVKAIGWYIDEYERAQISINLTNFHKTPLWKVFETCEDEARALGLRVTGSEIVGLVPLEAMLDVGRHFLRKMGKSDAVPEKDIVHEAIISLGLNDVAPFEPTEKIIEYKIEKLEGKKGLVDMEIKEFMDELSRDSPAPGGGSVAAINGALGASLASMVANLTYGKKKYKDAWEDMLRIGNETQELKYKFLKLVDEDTKAFDAFMAALKLPKKSEEERKIRDEKIQEATKNAIEVPMQTLKLSKNIMELADELAEKGNVNAISDAGVAALSGYTAAYSAYLNVMINLGGLNDEEYKEKTAKEAEELLNEIAKRKEEVLEKIMAKLKA from the coding sequence ATGGATAGGATTGTAGAATGTGTTCCAAACTTCAGCGAAGGAAGAAATATGAAGGTTATTGAAGAGATAGTTAACGCAATAAAAGAAGTTGAAGATGTTTATGTTCTTGATGTGGATCCAGGCGAGGCAACGAATAGAACTGTGGTAACTTTTGTGGGCACTCCAGAGGCAGTTAAAGAAGCAGCATTTAGAGGAATAAAAAAGGCTGCAGAGTTAATTGATATGCGATATCATCACGGTGCGCATCCCAGAATGGGTGCTACAGATGTATGCCCATTTGTGCCTGTAAAGGGAGTTACAATGGAAGATTGTGTTAAAATTGCAGAGGAGGTTGGAAAAAGAGTAGGCGAGGAACTTGGCATACCTGTGTATCTTTACGAATACGCTGCGAAGGAGGACTATCGCCGCAATCTTGCAGATATACGGGCAGGAGAGTATGAGGGTTTACCAGAAAAATTGAAAGATGAGAAGTGGAAACCTGATTTTGGTCCAGCGAAATGGAATGAGAATATTGCAAAGACGGGGGCAACTGTGATAGGTGCAAGAGATTTCTTAATTGCATACAATGTGAATTTGAATACGAAAGATAAAAAACTTGCAAATAAAATTGCCAAAGTGATAAGGGAGAGAGGGTACAAAAAGAAAATGGAGGACGGCTCTAGAGTGCAAGTTCCAGGAAAACTGAAGTATGTAAAGGCAATAGGATGGTACATTGATGAGTATGAAAGAGCACAAATTTCAATAAACCTGACGAATTTCCACAAAACCCCACTATGGAAAGTATTTGAAACATGCGAAGACGAGGCTAGGGCTCTCGGGTTAAGGGTTACGGGTAGCGAGATTGTTGGCTTGGTTCCTCTAGAGGCAATGCTTGATGTAGGGCGTCATTTCCTACGCAAGATGGGGAAGAGCGATGCAGTTCCGGAGAAGGACATAGTGCATGAGGCAATTATCTCCTTGGGATTGAACGATGTTGCACCATTTGAGCCAACTGAGAAGATAATTGAGTATAAAATCGAGAAATTAGAGGGAAAGAAGGGGCTCGTGGATATGGAGATAAAAGAGTTTATGGATGAATTATCCAGAGATTCACCTGCGCCTGGCGGCGGAAGCGTAGCGGCCATAAATGGCGCTTTAGGTGCCTCCCTCGCCTCAATGGTGGCAAATTTAACCTATGGGAAGAAGAAGTACAAGGATGCTTGGGAAGACATGCTAAGAATTGGCAACGAGACACAGGAGCTCAAATACAAATTTTTGAAGTTGGTGGATGAAGATACAAAAGCGTTTGATGCCTTTATGGCCGCTTTAAAATTGCCAAAGAAAAGTGAAGAGGAGAGAAAGATAAGAGATGAAAAAATCCAGGAAGCCACAAAGAATGCAATTGAAGTACCTATGCAAACTCTGAAACTCAGCAAGAATATAATGGAGCTTGCAGATGAGCTGGCTGAGAAGGGAAATGTTAACGCTATAAGCGATGCGGGAGTAGCAGCTTTAAGCGGTTATACGGCCGCATACAGTGCCTATCTAAATGTGATGATAAACCTTGGAGGATTGAACGATGAAGAGTACAAAGAAAAAACTGCAAAGGAGGCCGAAGAACTGTTGAATGAGATTGCTAAAAGGAAGGAGGAAGTACTTGAAAAAATAATGGCAAAATTGAAAGCATAA
- a CDS encoding TIGR00269 family protein — protein MKCTKCEKEAVAEIRYAGTRLCKEHFLEFIDRKVKREIREQAHFKKGDKILIAVSGGKDSMLTMYQMHKIFGKWRDLELVAVTVDEGIGDFRRNCAKVANIYARELGIEHEVITFKEYLGITTDDVARVDKELKPCTYCGVFRRKVLNMYAKEIGANYLILGLNLDDIAQSIIMNITRGDTARLARLAPHKKIREGFIPRIIPLRRVRENEVRLYMNLANIPYYPKRCPYAHLAVRDVYREFLNSLEERDPAVKFAILNFFDEIKEYIEEKYSAQLHPCKICGEPTTGDICKACELKLRYESMSKGAQ, from the coding sequence ATGAAGTGCACCAAGTGCGAGAAAGAGGCAGTTGCAGAGATAAGATACGCAGGAACTCGCCTTTGCAAGGAGCATTTTTTGGAGTTCATAGATAGAAAGGTAAAGAGAGAAATAAGAGAGCAGGCACATTTTAAAAAGGGAGATAAGATTCTAATCGCTGTCTCAGGTGGAAAAGATAGTATGCTAACCATGTACCAAATGCACAAGATTTTTGGAAAGTGGAGAGATTTAGAACTTGTTGCGGTAACTGTTGATGAGGGAATAGGCGATTTCAGGAGAAATTGCGCTAAAGTTGCCAATATATATGCCAGAGAGCTTGGAATTGAGCATGAGGTTATAACATTCAAAGAATACCTTGGGATAACAACCGATGATGTGGCAAGAGTTGATAAAGAATTAAAGCCCTGTACATACTGTGGTGTGTTTCGTAGGAAAGTGCTCAATATGTATGCCAAGGAAATTGGTGCAAATTACCTGATTTTAGGATTAAACCTAGATGACATAGCACAGTCAATAATAATGAACATCACGAGGGGTGATACTGCAAGGCTGGCTAGATTAGCACCTCATAAAAAAATTCGTGAAGGTTTTATACCCCGCATAATTCCTTTAAGAAGGGTTCGTGAGAATGAAGTCCGTCTTTATATGAATTTGGCAAATATACCCTACTATCCAAAAAGGTGTCCATATGCTCATCTTGCTGTTAGAGATGTTTATAGGGAATTTCTGAATTCTTTAGAGGAAAGGGATCCTGCTGTAAAATTTGCCATTTTGAATTTCTTCGATGAGATAAAAGAATATATCGAAGAGAAATACTCGGCGCAGCTTCATCCTTGCAAGATATGTGGAGAGCCAACCACAGGAGATATATGTAAGGCCTGTGAATTAAAATTGAGATATGAATCTATGAGTAAAGGAGCTCAATAG